GAATCGGAAATGCGCGCGCCCCCCAGGACCTCTTGGCGGAACACGTCGAAGGTCCCGGAATTATGGTCGCGGGTATATAAATGCACGGGGCCCCGGGCCCCGCCCCGTAGCCGGTCCCACGAGCCCACCCGGCCAGCGAAGAGGGACGCGGCTTCGGCGACGGAAAGGCTCGCGAGCGGGTTGCCGGGATTCACGATCAAGGCGATGCCGTCCAATCCGATCACGTGCTCGCATTCGGCCGATCGCATATCGCCCAAGGCCGCCAAACGCTGCGCCGTCTCCGCGTCGATGGGCTTGCTCGATAATGCGATATCGCATTTGCCCCATGTCAGATCGTCGAACCCCGTGTTCGATCCATGGGACCAGATTTCCACCACGCGTTCTCGCCCTCCCAATCGCGCGTGTACGCTGGCCTCTTCCGCGTTGGCGCCCGCCACGTCCCAAACGCTATCCGCGCCGCGCGCCTTGAACCATGCGCGCGCGAAGGCTGGCGCCAATTTCGCGCCGATGGTATTGGACCCATGCAGCCGGAGCAAGGTTTCGGGCCCGGACCCGGAATAGCCGCCGAATTTGCATCCCGACAGCAGCGCAGTTATAGCGGCGATCGCGATTCTTCTTTTACCCACGCAAAACCTCCCGTCCTCGGTATGCCCCGCGCAAATAGCAAAGGGAGATTTCAAAGTCGTTGCTACCTTGGGATCATGGCCGTGAAACCCTTCTTCGAGGATTCCGGATCCTCCCATTTCGACCCCCATGGACGTCCCCTGCGTCCCGGCATCTACGAGTTCCGCCGCACCGACGGGATGAAGCTGCTGTACACCCTCGATTGGATGGAGCGGGAGGAAGGCGAAGAGCCTCGCCTGCGCGTGGTGCATTGCAACCGCATCTCCGAATTCCCGTCGCCGGCCCATGCCCTGAAGAACCTCGACGGGTCCTGGGTGCGCTGGCTGGGGCCGAGGGAGGCGGGGGCGCTACCTGGGGATGCCTCTCCGGAGGCGGGCGACGGGGGAACTCCCAAGGAAGGTCCGGATCCATCATGATGCTTCGACTCGCTTTTGGAATGGCGATGATCCTTTCGGCCGCCTTTCCGGTCCTGGCCGATTGGACGCAAATCAAGCTGCCCGAGGCGGATAATGTTTACTGCTTCGCGGTCAACGGGAACACCCTGTTCGCCGGAGCCGTGAACGGCTTGTACCGCTCTCGGGATAAAGGCGGCACTTGGACGCGCGTCAATGACAACCGATTCGCGTACACCGTCTTAACCCTCGCCGTAAACGGATCCGCCCTTTTCGCGGGCATGGCCGGCGGGTCGCTCTACCGTACCTTGGACAACGGCGATACCTGGGTAGAGATGGGCGCCGGTTTGAACTTCGGCGGTTCGCTTCCGCTGGCGGTGAGCGGTACCGATCTCTTCGCGGGATCCGGAGGCCGGGGCGTATACCGTTCCGGGGACAATGGGGATGACTGGACCCAGATCAATAATGGCTTGACGGAGAGCTATGTCCGCAGCCTGGCGGTCAAAGGCTCTACCCTTTTCGCCGGAACCATCGCTTCCGCCGGGAACACCGGCAACGTATTCCGCTCCCGGGACCATGGGGAATCATGGACGAAGGTCAACCTCAACGTGCGGATTGGCGATCCCCAATCCCTGGCCGTTAGCGAGACCGGTTTGTTCGTCGGGGTCTGGAACGATTACTACGGCGTCTACCGTTCCCCGGATGAAGGCGAGACCTGGACGCAAAACCGGGTCGGGTTAACGCAATACGACGTGAATTGCTTGCTGATGGCCGGCTCGACCCTGATTGCCGGAACCGAAAGCGGCGGCGTGTTCGTTTCCCGGGAAGGGATCGATCCTTGGGCGCAGATCAATAAGGGTTTGATGAGTACTCCCGTCTATTCGCTGGCGATCATGGATTCGACCCTCCTCGTCGGATCCGACGGCGCCATATGGGAACGCGCTTTGTCGGAAATCACCGGCGTCCATCCCGCCGCCCCTTCAGCGGGTTTCGGACTCGCGCCGGGAACCTTATTCCGTCCGGGAGAGAGCATCTCCTTCTTCATCGCGCATAGGGCTCCCGCCCGGTTGTCTTTGTACGATGCCTTGGGCAAAGAAACCGTCCTGTCGTCCGGGGTGCTGGATGAAGGCGGCCATTCCGCACTTCTGCGGAAGGATTTGCCCAAGGGCGTGTATTCGCTGCGCCTAGTATCCGGAAGGGAGAGCCGGACGCGTCGGGTGGCGGTCTATTGAAAAGGAATCCCTGACGACCGTCGCCGTCGACAACCGCAGCCATCGACTAGCGCCATAACGTGAAGGTGGTCGATGCCCCCCAGATATCCGTCGACCAAGGCTCCGGCCGTAAGCCCGCTTCCTTGCCTTCGGGGTCGCGGTAAAGCAAGGCCCCGAACCCGCCCAGGGTAACCGGCGTGATACGTACCGGCCCGAACCCGAGGCGCTCCGCGCGGGCCTCGAGATGGAGCGTCCCTTGGCGCACCTCGGCGGAAAAGCGGTAGACCGTGCGCGCGCCTTCCCGGTAGGCGAAGGTCTCCCCATCGTCGCAGGCGTATACGCCTTCGGCCTTGCCCCGGAAGTCCGGCGGCAGCACCAGCAGCAATTCGATTTCCTTCAGGTTCTTCCCGTTGTCCTTGGGAATCCCGGTTTGCATGGGGATGAGGGCGCCTTCCCTCAGGAATAGGGGGGTGGAAGCCTCGACGCGGCGCACCTTCAGCTTCGCGGGCCCCTCGACCCATCCCGGGCGATCGGCGCGCCACCAGCGCGCGGCCGGCAACGCGACTTCGCGTTCGGCGGGGCCTTCGAAGGTGAACGGCGCCTGCATGATGGAAGGGCCGACGAGGAATTGATCATTCACGTGCGAAAGCGGCAGGCGCTTGCTGTCCTCGAAGTCGTAGAACAAGGGCCTTAGGATGGCCTCGCCCTCGTCCTCGTGGCGGATGAAAAGATTGTACAGGTAGGGCAGCAGCTTGTAGCGCAGGCGCACGTAGCGGCGCACGATGGCGAACGCCTCTTTGGGGAAGACCCAGGGTTCCTGCCGACGCGAGGTGCGCATGCAGTGGTTGCGGAGGAAGGGGAACAGGAAGCCCGCCTTGTACCAATCGACGAAGAGGGCCGGTTTGGCGTTTCCGCCGAAGCCGGGCACGTCCGGGCCGTTGAAGGCGATCCCCGAGAGCGCCAGGTTGAGCGATTTGCCGATCGACATATGCAGATGATGGTAGTTGGACCAATTGTCCCCGGTCCAATGGGCGGAATAACGTTGGCCGCCGGTGAAGCCGGAGCGGGAAATGAGGAAGGGCCGCTTATCCGGCCTGGCCGCCAAGAAGCCGCGCCGGGTGGCCTCGGCCATCAGCGAGGCGTATTGGTTATGGTAGTCGGCATGGGCGGCTTTGCCGTCCTGGAAAAGCATTTCGTTGCAATCGACCGGGCCGGTGGAAGGATCGTTCATGTCCAGCCAAACCCCGTCGGGACCGAGCTTGGCGAATTCCGCCACCTGCTCCGCCCACCAGGCCTGGGTCTTCTCCAGGGAGAAATCGGGAAACACCGTATAGCCCGGCCAGACGATGCCGGTGAACTCGGTTCCCGCGGGATTCTTGCAGAAGACGCCGGCCGCATGCCCGCTCTCGTATACGCTAAAGCCGCTCTCCTTCTTCACTCCCGGATCGAGGATGGGCACCACCTTGAAGCCCTTGGCTTGGATGGACGCCAGATCCTTGGCGGCGTTGCGGAAATGCTTATCGGACCAGGTGAATACGCGGTACCCATCCATGTAATCGATGTCCAGCCACAAGCCATCGTTAGGGAACTCATGCTTGGCGAAATTCCCGGCGAGGGATTCCAGGTCCTCGATGCCTTGATAGCCCCAACGGCATTGGTGATGGCCCAAGGCCCAGAGCGGAGGCAATGGAGTTGAGCCCGCGAGCTTCTGCAGCTTGCGCGTGAGCTCGGGCAGGGAAGGGCCGAAAAGCAGGTACAGGCCGGGCGGACCGTTCTCGCAACCCAGGAAGAAATACGGTTCCTCGTCGGAGGTGGCCATCATCTGGTTGGCCACGTTGAGCCGGGGGGAAACGGAGATGATGGACGCGCCCGGATTATCGATCAGAAGGCCCGCGTAGGTATTCCCCCGCTTGACGATGACGTAGGGAACGGAGATGTAATCGGGATCGTAAGCATGGTCCTTGGCCCGCGAGGTCCCGTGATCGGCCCAGACATCGGTGTTCCAAAAGCGATGGGAGCGATCCGACTTCTCGAAAGGGGTGCTCTTTTCCCCCATGCCGTAGAACTGCATGTCCGGCCGCAGGCGGAATTGGAACATCCAAGCCTGCCCGGAAACCCCGAAGCCCGCGCCGGGCAAGGAGCCCAGGAAGGTGCGGCCCAGGGCCCCGGCCTTGAGCGCCATCTCCCCGTCGCGGGAGATTTCCAGCCGCGCTTTTTGGCGTACGCCTTCGCTGCGCTCCTCCGCGTGCAATCCCGAGCGGCAATGATCGATGGGCCAGCGCGGATGGCGGATACGCAAAGCCCACATATCGTCGCCCACGGCCTTGGCGTCCAAGCCGAAGGTCTCTTCGCCGATCCGGTAGGCGTTCCCGTCGAAGGCATCCGCGAAGCGGAAGTTACGCGGGCTGAAGTATTTGCTGAAAAGGTACACGCGGCTTCCCCCGTCCGGTTCGGTTAGGCAATGGCTTCTATAGGTAATCTTTTTCGGGGCGGACCAGCAAGCGGGTTTCCGTTCGGAAGGGGTAACATGCGTGCTACGGGGGCCGGATTCCGCGGCGACGCTCCCGGAGTATTCGATTAGCCTCGAAGGGGGAGAAAGGAATCCTTCCCATGCAGTTTGGCGCTAAATGGGGCTAAAAGTTCCGAAAAAGCACAAACTTCATGACAACCGCAAATTACCCAATTAGTTTTTGAGACGTCGCGCGACGCGCAGACTGGAACCCTTCCTTTCCGAAGCGAGCCCGGCCCAGGCCCGGGATGGATAGGGCTTTGTCCGGTCGGAAAGTAGGGTGGGGGAAATCATGGGTAAGGCAGGGATCGCGTTCGCAGTCGGCTTGACTTGGATGGGATGCGCGACGTCCAGGACCAAGGACCGTCTCAGCCAGGATTTGATCGAAGCCTCGCGCCGAGGGGACGCAACGGTGGTGGACCAACTCATCCGGGCGGGCGCCGATGTCAACGCGGTGGATGCGGAGGGGTGGACGCCTTATCTGGCGGCCGCGGTCGAGGGAAATTGGAAGGTCATGAAAATGCTGCAAGCGAAAGGCTGTAAAACCGATCCGGGATTCTGAGCGACGGCGGTTACTCCTCCAGAAACGATTCGCAATACTTCAGGACGCCGCGCCAATCGAGTTCCAGTTCAATCCCCAGATCCCGGAAGAACGTGACGCGTTGCCCCCAGCCCTCTTCGCTCGGGCGTTTAAGGAAGGCGCCCAACTCCCAACCGATCTTCGCTTCCAGCGCATCCACGTCCGGCGCATGCTCCAGGCGGGCCCGCACGCGGCGGGCCACTTCCAGGAAGGATAAAGGGGGAACCTCGTCGGGCAGGATCGCCCCGGTGAGCAGAAAACCCATCCCCACGTGAAGGAGCACGGCCAACTTGCGGAGCTGGGCCAGATCGAGTCCGTCCTCGAGTTCGCCGGGCTCGCTTTCCAGGTCCTCGTACCACGCCGGCGAAATGCCGATCTGATCGGCGATGCCTTCGGGATCCAATCCCGCCTTCAGCCGCAGCTCTTTCAGCCTTTCGGCCATCGTCTTCTCGTGCATGCCCCGCCGCTTCCCGGAAAACGGATAAATCTAATTTGCTTGCGTGCCTTATACTTTCGCCTATCCCGAGCTCCCCATCCTGGCCCGCAAGGACGATATCCTCAAGGCCCTGCGGGAAAACCAGACGCTTGTCGTGCAAGGCGGAACGGGGTCGGGAAAGACCACGCAATTGCCCAAGTTCCTCTTGGAAGCCGGCTTGGGGGAATCGGACCTCGATGCCGTCCCGGACTCCACCGCGACCGTAGCCCTGCCTCCCTGGCCGACCTCGGGCCTGATCGGGGTGACCCAGCCGCGACGCATCGCGGCATTGACCATCGCCGATCGCTTGCGCCAGGAGACGGGCCGGCCGGAACTGATCGGCGCCAAGATCCGTTTCCATGAGGACGTGCCCGAGGGTTGCCGCGTCAAGGTCATGACCGACGGCATCCTGCTCCAGGAGTTCCGTCGCGATCCGCTGCTACGGCGCTACGCCGGCATCGTGCTGGACGAGGCCCACGAGCGCTCGCTGAACGTGGACATCCTGCTGGGGATCTTCAAGCAACTGCTGCCGCGTCGCCCGGAATTCCGCCTCATCGTAACCTCCGCGACCCTGGACGCCGATCGCTTCGCGGCCTATCTGGGCGCGCCGCTTGGCGGAGGGCTTCCGGACGCCCCGCCTTATGGCGCAAGGTCCGGAGGCGCGCCGTCGCCAGGCGCGCCATCTGCGGGCTCATCAAAGGCGGCGCCGGAGCCTAAAGCGCCCGTCATCGAGGTGGAGGGCCGCCAGTTTCCCGTGCACCTGGAATATTGGGATATCTCCGGCAAAGAGGCGGCGGAAGAGGGGGATGAGGGCGCGGAAGGCGTTCCGGCGCGGGCCTTTCCGCCTGTGGAAGCGGCTGCCATCGCCATCCGAGAACTGCAAGGCCGCAAGCGCGACAACCTGCTCGCCTTCCTGCCCACCGAAAAGGAAATCAACGAGCTGCAACGCGAATTGGAAAAGGACCTGGGCCGGGATTTCCTCATCCTGCCGCTCTATAGCCGGCTGGCGCCCGGGGATCAGAAACGCGTTTTCGAGGAAAGCGATCGGCCCAAGATCATCCTGGCCACCAACATCGCCGAGACTTCCTTGACCATCCCCGGCATCGGTTACGTGGTGGACACGGGGCTGGCGCGCGTCGCGCGTTACCATGCGCAGACCAAGATCCAGGGCCTGCCTATCGAACGGGTGTCGCAGGCCAGCGCCCGCCAACGCGCGGGCAGAGCCGGGCGCGTGAAGCCGGGCACCTGCGTGCGCCTCTACTCCGAGGCCGATTTCAACGAGCGCCCGACCTTCACCGAACCCGAAGTCTTGCGCAGCAACCTGGCCAACGTGGCCTTGCAGTTATTGGCCCTGGGGCTCGACGTGGGATCTTTCCCCTTCCCCGATCCGCCCGCGCCGGCGATCCTGAAAGGCGCCTTCCGGCAATTGCATGAGTTGGGGGCCGTGGACGGGCCCGGGCTCGACGCGCGCCTCACTCCCGAAGGCCGGCGCATGAGCAAATTGCCGGTGGACGTGGCCCTGGGGAAAATCCTGCTCAAGGCGGCCGATTATAACGTGCTCGAGTTGGCCGTGGTCGTCGCGGCGGGCATCACGGTGCAGGACCCGCGCTTCCTTCCGCGCGAGGAACCGGATCGCGGGAAGGCGGCCGGCTTGCATAAGCGCTTCGAGGATCCGCGCTCCGATTTCCTGGGCGTGTTGGCCTTGTGGATTTGGATCCATCGCAATTGGGGCGAGCGTTGGACCCAACGCAAGCTACGCGTCCTGTGCGCCGAGAGTTTCCTTTCCTACAACCGCGTGCGCGAATGGATGGACTTGGCGGATCAATTCTCGCGTCTCCTGAAAATCGAACTCGATCCCGCCAAGCTGAAGCTGGAGGAAGCGGCGACCGATGGCTTGCATAAGGCCATCCTGGCGGGTTTCCTGGCTTTCCTGGGCCGGCGCAAACCGGAAGATACCGCCTACCGCCTGGCCGGGGACAAGGAGGCGCATATCCATCCCGGATCGGCGCTGGCCAAGCGGCGGCCCGAATGGATCGTGGCCGGCGAGGTGCGCCAGACTTCGCGAACCTTCATCTATCGCGCCGCCGAGATCAAGCCGGCCTGGGTGGAGGAAGTCGCCCCGGAGATGTGCAAGAAAGCTTACGGTAACGTGGCCTGGAATCCCGAGCGCGGCTTCGTGGAAGCCGTCGAACGCATCACCTTCAAAGGCTTCGCCCTCCGCCAGGATCGCCGCGTAAATTACGAGGCGGTGGCCCCGGAGGAATGCGCGGAGATTTTCTGGCGCGAAGGCGTGATCCGCGGCGGCGCCGGCGCGCCCTTACCCTTCCGCGAAGCCAACCAACGGGTGCTTGCCTCCCTGGCGGCCTTGGAAACCAAGGCCCGTATGCGCGGCCTGGTTCCTGACGAGGATGCCTTGGCACATTGGTACCGGTCGCGCGCGCCCGAAGTGGCTTCGCGCATCGGATTGGAACGCTTCCTGAAAGCGGCGCCCGAACGGATCCTGGAATTCGGCCATCGCGACTGGGCGGGGGGCTTGGAGGGCGGGGAATGGAATGCGTGGGACGAAGCTGCGGGCGGCGATGGCGCGGAAAAAACCGCCCGACCCGACCATGTCCTCCATCGCCTGTACCCCGATCGGCTTACCCATGCCGGTCATACGTATCGTCTAAGTTACCGGTTCGACTACGGCGATCCCCAGGATGGGATCGCCTTGGAGACCGATGCCGCCGGGCTGGCCGCGCTCACGATTCCCGCGCTGTTGCGGGGACTCCGCGGCTGGCGCAAATGGATTTGGGACTATGCCCTGGAACGCTTGGGCGCGAAGGCCGCCGAAGCCGCCCGCCCCCGCGCCGCCCACCTGGCGGCCGCCTGGGATCGTTTGGCGGCGGACTGGAGCCAAGCCCCCGGCGAAGCCTCTCCGGCCGCTTTCTTGGCCCGGGCCCTGGCAGCCGAGGACGCCATCGGCGCGCCGTCCTTTCCCGTTACCTGGCCATCCTACCTGCAGATCCACGTGTTCGTTACGAGCCCGACGGGCCGGCGTTTCCTGCTGCACGTCGATCCGTCTTGGGGAGAGGCCGATCTCTTTCTGGCCGCCCGCAAGCTCCTCTTCGGAGCGGCGGAAAAGCCCTGGGCGGAATGGCTTCCCGGGCATCTGGCGGATTGGGGAGGGGTAGCGCCTCCGTTACCCTGGCGCGGCTTCGCCTTCGGCCCCGATCCCCTGGGGGCGGCCTCATCGCGGGGTACGGGCGGCGCGCAGGGGTCGGGCGGGGGCTCGCTCGGGAAAGCCTCTTCCGGGGGATCCGCGGGTAAATCCCCGCCCGCATGCGGATGGTTCGCATCGATAGCGGAGGCTGCATTCCAGCATAGGCTGGCCGCGGAAATCATCCCGGCGGGCTCCTCGGCCTTGCCCGGCTTTTTCGCCAAACGCTTGCAGGCGTTGCTGGACGCCTGGTCCGTGCCCCCGGAGGCCCGCGCGGCCACCGCTACGGCACGGGAATTCCTCGCGGGCCGCATCCTCTCCCGTTATTGGCAGGAGGCCTTCGGGGCCGATGCTTTGGCGCGCGCGGAAAAGGATTTGCCGCCGCCGCGTCCTCCCGTCCTCGCCAAGGCGGGCTCGCAGGTGAAGTCATTGGCGGCCTTGGGGCAGGCCGTGCATAAGGGCGGCGGTAGCAACGGATGGGCGGGGGCCGCGCTGGTCCTGGGCGCGGGATTCGTTTCGCGTGAATGCTTTACCGCCTGGTTCCGCGTTTTCACCCAACCATCGGCGGAAGCCAAGCAAGCCGTTGCCGATCTGCTGGCGCGGGCCTCCGCCCTTCCGGATTGGGACGCTTTGCTTGTCTCCCCATTCGCAGCGGCCCGGTTCGCCGAGGCGTGGGCTTCCGCCTTGCCGGGAGCCGATCCGATCTCGGCCCGGGATCGGCCGCCTGCATCCGCCGGGGCCGTTGCCCTTGCCGAAGCGGAAGCCGCCCGGGACCGTGCCGAGGCCGTCCGTAAAGGCGCCAAGGCCTTGCGCGACCGCATCTGCGCGCGCCTCGCGGGCCTGGGGCAAAGCGTGGCGGGATTGCCTAAGGAACCGCGTGCCGCCTTGGATGCGCTGGATCAAAACCTGCCATGGCCGCGCAAGCTCGAAGCCCAGATGGAATTGGAAGCGATGCTCCTGCGCCAGAACGCGAAGGCGGGCCCGGCGAAAGCGGCGGCCGGCGGGACCGGTGCAAGCGGTCCGGAAGCGGCGGCGCAGGGCTTGGCGCGTCCCGATCAGATCCTGAAGAACCTGAGCGGCCGTTTCAAGAAATTGTAACGGCGCAGGCCTCGATTCCATCACGGGCCGACCCTTCTTGGAAAAAACGTTTCCCGCCCCGTCCCCGGGAGTGTTTTTTCGGATCATCGCTCCTGACCCGCGAGGCCGACATGATTCCTATTCGCGCCCGTCTCTTCCTGGCATTTTCCGCCTGCGTTTGGATATCCGGATGTAATCTCACCGATCGTCCCGGCCTGTCCAATGAACCCGCTGATCATCCGGACGACTCCACCGCCCCGCCGACTTCCGGTGGGCCGCGCCCCAACCATGCGCCGACCTTAGGGCTGGGGGTCCATGACTTAAGCATGCTGGAAGGCGAATCCAAGGTAGTGGTACTCCGGGCCAGGGACGAGGATGGCGATCCATTGACCTTCTCCATCCCCGATCTCGACAGCTTGCGCGCCTTGTTCCCCGACGGCGACCGGGCCATATCGGTCGTGAGCGGCGGCGATTCGCTGAAGATCGCCTTCTCCCCCGGCTCCCGGAAAGGCAATTACCGCTTCCGCATCGTGGTGGCTGATACCGCCGGCGGCATCGAAGAACAGATCCTCACCATTTCCGTCGGACACGTGAACCGCCCCCCGGCGGTTTCTTTCGCCTCTCCCGCCACGGGAACGGCCTTCCGCGTGCGCGAAGGCGCCACCTTAAAATTCACCGTGGCCGTCAGCGATCCCGATGGGGATCCCACTAGCCTGCTTAGCCTGGACAATCCCCCTTGGCCGAGATGCGGGCAGGGAAGCTACGACACCCGTAGCGGGCAGGTTACCTTCTCCCCGTCCTTCCAATGCGTAGCCGCGGGCGAGACCACCTTCGCGGACCTCGTGTTCCGGGCCCAGGACGGGGGCGCCCCCGCGGAGACCGGGCAAATCTCCGCGCGCATCACCGTGATCGACTCCAATAGCGCCCCCCAATGGAAGACGGCGACCACGTCCTTGACCGGCAAGGAAGGTTTGCCCATAGTCCTTGATCTCAAACCCCTTTTCGCCGGGGACGGGGAAGGCGACGCGGTTTCATTTTCCTCCGCTTGCGGGAGCATCGATTCCGGGTCCCTGCGCTGGACCTTCGTCCCCGGCTTCCGCGACGCGGGCCATCGCGAATGCGCTGTCACCGCCTCCGACTCCCATCATCCGCCCGCCACCGCCGCCCTCGACGTGGTCCTCGACATCGCCGACTCCGTGCGCAAGGTGGACGTGGCCATCCTGTCGCCGATATCCGGCAGCCTCGTGAAGGACAGCGTGGTAAAGGTGGATTGGATGGTAGGCGACCAGAAGCAAACCGATCAGACCTCCGAACGACTCCTCAACGAAGGCCCCAACGTCATCCGGCGGTCCTTCCGGGATTCGCTCGGGAATTCCGGGGCCGATTCGGTGACCGTCATCCGCGATACGCAAGGGCCATTACCGCCCGTGATCAGCGTACCGGGACTTTTGAATGTCGCGTATCCCCGTTGGACCTGGCATGGCGGAGGCGGGGGCGACGGGCATTTCCGCGTGCGCCTGGATAAAACCGACCCCGCCGCGACCATGGTCGATTGGGGGGACACCGCCTACGTGCCGTCCCATCCCTTAGCGGAAGGGAGCCATACCTTGTACGTGCAGGAGCGCGATGCGGCCGGCAACTGGTCGGCCCTGGCAAGCGCCGCCGTGACCCTGGACCTGACCGCGCCGGTGGTCAAGATCATCAGCCCGGCCACCGGCTCCTGGACCAACTCCAGCTTGATCGGCGTGCAGTGGACGGTGGATGGCGTTCCGCAGGTGCTGCAAATCCTCGAAGCCCTTCCCGCCGACGGTCCGGTCCGCATCACCCGATCCTCCGTGGACGCGGCCGGCAATCGCGGCGCCGACTCCGTCCTGGTCATCAGGCGCACCGCGGCCGGGGCCGCGCCGATCCTCACCGGCACGCCCTCGCCCACCCGCGCTCCCGTATGGACCTGGACTTCGGGAGGACCCGGAGGCACGGGAACCTTCCGGTTGGGATGGAGCGACGGGATTTGGTTCGCGACCGTGACCACCAAGAAGTACGCGGCCGCCGCCGATATCACCGAGGGCACGCAAACGCTCTTCGTCTCCGAATCCGATTCCGCGGGCAATTGGAGCGCTGCGGCCAGCCTCGCCATCGTTGTCGATCGCACGCCCCCCGTGCTCGCCATCAGCGGCCCCGCGCCGGTCGCGGCCATTACCTCCGCCGATCCCGCCCTCTCCGGCACCCTGGACGAGGCCAATGGCCCCGTCACCGTGAAATGGTCCGGCCCGGGGCTTACCGCCGGCCAGGCCCAGGTTTCCGGCCCTGCCTGGAACCTTCCCCCGCTCACGTACCCTGCCGGTGACGTCACCGTCACGTTAACCCCCACGGACGCGGCCGGCAATACCGGTGCGCCCGCCGCCATTACGATCCACAAGCGTCCCGGGATCGTATTCGTGCGTTCGGGCCAGGCGGGGAAGGGCACTTCTTGGCAAGACGCTTACGGCG
This region of Fibrobacterota bacterium genomic DNA includes:
- the hrpA gene encoding ATP-dependent RNA helicase HrpA → MPYTFAYPELPILARKDDILKALRENQTLVVQGGTGSGKTTQLPKFLLEAGLGESDLDAVPDSTATVALPPWPTSGLIGVTQPRRIAALTIADRLRQETGRPELIGAKIRFHEDVPEGCRVKVMTDGILLQEFRRDPLLRRYAGIVLDEAHERSLNVDILLGIFKQLLPRRPEFRLIVTSATLDADRFAAYLGAPLGGGLPDAPPYGARSGGAPSPGAPSAGSSKAAPEPKAPVIEVEGRQFPVHLEYWDISGKEAAEEGDEGAEGVPARAFPPVEAAAIAIRELQGRKRDNLLAFLPTEKEINELQRELEKDLGRDFLILPLYSRLAPGDQKRVFEESDRPKIILATNIAETSLTIPGIGYVVDTGLARVARYHAQTKIQGLPIERVSQASARQRAGRAGRVKPGTCVRLYSEADFNERPTFTEPEVLRSNLANVALQLLALGLDVGSFPFPDPPAPAILKGAFRQLHELGAVDGPGLDARLTPEGRRMSKLPVDVALGKILLKAADYNVLELAVVVAAGITVQDPRFLPREEPDRGKAAGLHKRFEDPRSDFLGVLALWIWIHRNWGERWTQRKLRVLCAESFLSYNRVREWMDLADQFSRLLKIELDPAKLKLEEAATDGLHKAILAGFLAFLGRRKPEDTAYRLAGDKEAHIHPGSALAKRRPEWIVAGEVRQTSRTFIYRAAEIKPAWVEEVAPEMCKKAYGNVAWNPERGFVEAVERITFKGFALRQDRRVNYEAVAPEECAEIFWREGVIRGGAGAPLPFREANQRVLASLAALETKARMRGLVPDEDALAHWYRSRAPEVASRIGLERFLKAAPERILEFGHRDWAGGLEGGEWNAWDEAAGGDGAEKTARPDHVLHRLYPDRLTHAGHTYRLSYRFDYGDPQDGIALETDAAGLAALTIPALLRGLRGWRKWIWDYALERLGAKAAEAARPRAAHLAAAWDRLAADWSQAPGEASPAAFLARALAAEDAIGAPSFPVTWPSYLQIHVFVTSPTGRRFLLHVDPSWGEADLFLAARKLLFGAAEKPWAEWLPGHLADWGGVAPPLPWRGFAFGPDPLGAASSRGTGGAQGSGGGSLGKASSGGSAGKSPPACGWFASIAEAAFQHRLAAEIIPAGSSALPGFFAKRLQALLDAWSVPPEARAATATAREFLAGRILSRYWQEAFGADALARAEKDLPPPRPPVLAKAGSQVKSLAALGQAVHKGGGSNGWAGAALVLGAGFVSRECFTAWFRVFTQPSAEAKQAVADLLARASALPDWDALLVSPFAAARFAEAWASALPGADPISARDRPPASAGAVALAEAEAARDRAEAVRKGAKALRDRICARLAGLGQSVAGLPKEPRAALDALDQNLPWPRKLEAQMELEAMLLRQNAKAGPAKAAAGGTGASGPEAAAQGLARPDQILKNLSGRFKKL
- a CDS encoding ankyrin repeat domain-containing protein is translated as MGKAGIAFAVGLTWMGCATSRTKDRLSQDLIEASRRGDATVVDQLIRAGADVNAVDAEGWTPYLAAAVEGNWKVMKMLQAKGCKTDPGF
- a CDS encoding helix-turn-helix transcriptional regulator, with translation MHEKTMAERLKELRLKAGLDPEGIADQIGISPAWYEDLESEPGELEDGLDLAQLRKLAVLLHVGMGFLLTGAILPDEVPPLSFLEVARRVRARLEHAPDVDALEAKIGWELGAFLKRPSEEGWGQRVTFFRDLGIELELDWRGVLKYCESFLEE